One genomic segment of Aquipluma nitroreducens includes these proteins:
- a CDS encoding AAA family ATPase, with product MKLQQAERKQAKIKLGLQGPSGSGKTYSALLLAYGLINDWNKIAIIDTENHSADLYAHLGTYQVLALDKPFAPERYIEAIDVCEQAGMEAIIIDSISHEWEGTGGILETHGAMLGNSFTNWAKVTPRHNDFVQRILQSNCHIIASIRSKQEWVLSEKNGKMVPEKLGLKGVTREGLDYEFTIVFELDIKHQATSTKDRTGLFMDKPSFMISSATGQRIATWCKSGKTLADLKVDVTQTTTVDQLRDILRNNPNYRSELEPLCVTRKKQIENPIAELNHP from the coding sequence ATGAAATTACAACAAGCAGAACGTAAGCAAGCAAAGATTAAACTTGGCTTACAGGGACCATCAGGGTCTGGAAAAACCTACTCCGCATTATTGTTGGCCTATGGGCTAATTAACGACTGGAACAAAATAGCCATTATAGATACAGAAAACCATTCGGCTGATCTCTATGCTCATTTGGGAACCTATCAGGTATTGGCACTTGACAAACCATTTGCACCAGAGCGGTACATTGAAGCCATTGATGTTTGCGAACAAGCAGGAATGGAAGCTATTATTATTGATTCAATCTCGCATGAGTGGGAAGGTACAGGTGGTATTTTGGAAACACACGGAGCAATGCTGGGTAATTCATTTACCAACTGGGCAAAAGTTACACCAAGACACAATGATTTTGTACAGCGAATTTTGCAATCCAACTGTCATATTATTGCTTCAATCAGATCAAAACAGGAATGGGTACTTTCCGAAAAGAATGGCAAAATGGTTCCTGAGAAATTGGGGCTAAAAGGAGTTACTCGCGAAGGCCTGGATTATGAATTTACGATTGTTTTTGAACTGGATATTAAACATCAGGCGACATCAACGAAAGATCGTACAGGATTATTCATGGACAAGCCATCCTTTATGATTTCATCAGCTACGGGGCAAAGAATTGCCACTTGGTGTAAATCAGGTAAAACCTTGGCAGATCTCAAGGTGGATGTTACCCAGACTACCACAGTTGATCAGCTGCGAGACATTTTGAGAAACAATCCAAACTATCGCAGTGAACTGGAGCCTTTATGTGTCACCAGAAAAAAACAAATTGAAAATCCTATTGCTGAATTAAATCACCCTTAA
- a CDS encoding glycoside hydrolase family 2 TIM barrel-domain containing protein, giving the protein MKKQKLSLSALLLSLSLVLLFGFTTFNKPPTSDLNSRTISFDNGWRFLKDSLSGAENPDFNDSGWRILDVPHDWSIEDLPGQNGENIIGPFDKSSVDKMSSGYLIGGIGWYRKTFTVKEEDRNKVNYLQFDGVYMNSDVWINGKHLGFHPYGYTPFYYDITSFLKPAGQANVVAVRVRNTGLNSRWYSGSGINRHVWLTSVNPVHIAMAGGLYITTPEVSGNSANVKITTTLENTGINDQNIVLQTQLFDPSGKLVGSTKSNSTLSSDQTIKLTQNIQVKSPALWSIEEPNLYKAKVSVLEDKKEVDNQESTFGIRSIKIDANNGLTINGKSVDLIGGCYHHDNGPLGAASIDRAEERKIEVLKKAGFNAIRTSHNPPSPALLDACDRLGMVVINEIFDMWETPKKDQDYHLNFAEWWQRDVESWVKRDRNHPSVLIWSIGNEIRETFDTSGLRIAKTLTGEIRKFDKSRFVTECFNDFAWMRGQPSKWDSIPEHMALFDLIGYNYAYKRYESDHIKYPDRVMVGTETNPPLALENYEIVKKLPYVIGYFVWTAIDNIGEAGVGLPQLRDIVPENNPASPGAANPQTSGAPGQVIQAGNVPQGLQGTGPGARPAAAAGGGFFRRDVWPVYTNYQGDIDLIGNRKVPSFYQHVVWGKSKVELFVHRPIPEGKKEQISNWGFPDELKSWNWAGLEGKKFTIHVYTRSQLVKLELNGKIVGEQNVDLGKSITATFEVAYEPGTLIARCYDNGKETASQTLKTTGKPASVRLVADRTNIRADRNDLSYVMAEIIDADGNVVPDADNIVVNFEVAGKGTIAGVGSGDPRDMSSFQLPHKKAYQGICLAIIRPETTPGTITLKAAAEGLKGSSLVLTAK; this is encoded by the coding sequence ATGAAAAAGCAGAAACTTTCTTTGAGTGCTCTTCTTTTAAGCCTTTCTCTTGTCCTGTTATTTGGATTCACCACATTTAATAAACCGCCAACATCTGATCTTAATTCCAGAACCATATCATTTGATAATGGATGGCGCTTTTTAAAAGATAGTCTGTCGGGCGCCGAAAACCCTGATTTCAATGATTCAGGATGGAGAATTCTTGATGTGCCTCACGACTGGAGCATTGAAGATCTACCTGGTCAGAATGGAGAGAATATAATCGGACCATTTGATAAATCTTCTGTCGACAAAATGAGCTCAGGCTACCTGATTGGAGGAATTGGTTGGTACAGAAAGACTTTTACCGTTAAAGAAGAAGATCGGAACAAAGTTAATTACCTGCAGTTTGACGGCGTATATATGAATTCCGATGTATGGATCAACGGGAAACATCTTGGATTTCATCCGTATGGATATACGCCGTTTTATTACGATATTACTTCATTCCTCAAACCTGCCGGACAGGCAAATGTTGTTGCAGTGCGTGTCAGGAACACAGGATTAAATTCCCGCTGGTACTCCGGATCAGGAATAAACCGGCATGTATGGCTGACAAGCGTAAATCCTGTTCATATCGCTATGGCCGGTGGCCTATACATTACAACTCCGGAAGTTTCTGGAAATTCTGCAAATGTGAAAATTACCACTACCCTTGAGAATACAGGCATTAATGATCAAAATATAGTCCTGCAAACTCAGTTATTTGACCCTTCAGGCAAATTGGTTGGGTCAACCAAAAGCAATTCTACATTGTCATCTGATCAGACAATAAAACTAACACAGAATATTCAGGTAAAGAGCCCGGCACTCTGGTCAATCGAAGAACCTAACCTATATAAGGCAAAAGTTTCCGTACTTGAGGACAAAAAGGAAGTCGATAATCAGGAGTCCACTTTTGGCATTCGCAGCATAAAAATTGATGCAAATAACGGTTTAACGATCAATGGGAAATCGGTTGATTTGATTGGAGGGTGCTACCATCATGACAATGGACCACTGGGAGCAGCATCAATCGACAGGGCCGAGGAGCGCAAAATTGAAGTTTTGAAGAAAGCAGGATTCAATGCAATCAGGACCAGCCACAATCCGCCTTCCCCGGCATTGCTTGATGCATGTGACCGTCTGGGAATGGTCGTAATCAACGAAATATTCGACATGTGGGAAACTCCCAAAAAGGATCAGGACTACCATTTGAACTTCGCTGAATGGTGGCAGAGAGATGTGGAGTCGTGGGTCAAGCGAGATCGGAATCACCCTTCCGTTTTAATCTGGAGTATCGGGAACGAAATTCGCGAAACATTTGATACTTCAGGGTTAAGGATTGCCAAAACCCTGACCGGAGAAATCCGCAAGTTCGATAAGTCGCGTTTTGTTACGGAATGTTTTAATGATTTTGCCTGGATGCGAGGTCAGCCAAGTAAATGGGATTCGATTCCCGAACACATGGCGCTCTTTGATCTCATCGGTTATAATTACGCATACAAGAGGTATGAGTCGGATCATATTAAATATCCTGACCGTGTAATGGTTGGAACTGAAACGAATCCTCCGCTTGCATTGGAAAACTATGAGATCGTCAAAAAGCTTCCATATGTTATTGGGTATTTTGTGTGGACTGCCATCGATAACATTGGAGAGGCTGGTGTAGGTCTGCCGCAGCTTAGAGATATTGTTCCTGAAAATAATCCGGCATCACCCGGTGCTGCCAATCCACAAACATCAGGAGCACCCGGACAAGTAATACAAGCAGGGAATGTGCCACAAGGTTTGCAGGGAACTGGCCCGGGGGCCCGACCTGCTGCAGCGGCTGGAGGTGGCTTCTTCAGACGCGATGTATGGCCGGTTTATACCAATTATCAGGGCGACATTGACCTGATAGGTAACAGAAAAGTGCCTTCATTTTATCAGCATGTTGTTTGGGGTAAAAGTAAAGTTGAATTATTTGTACACCGGCCAATACCTGAAGGTAAAAAAGAGCAAATAAGTAACTGGGGATTTCCTGATGAACTAAAAAGCTGGAACTGGGCGGGGCTAGAAGGTAAAAAATTCACGATTCATGTTTACACCCGCAGCCAACTGGTAAAGCTCGAATTAAACGGGAAGATTGTAGGCGAACAAAATGTGGATCTTGGAAAATCGATTACTGCAACATTCGAGGTTGCTTATGAGCCTGGAACTCTTATTGCTCGTTGTTACGACAATGGAAAGGAAACAGCATCGCAAACACTGAAAACAACCGGGAAGCCAGCATCTGTGCGACTGGTTGCAGATAGGACCAACATCAGGGCTGATCGTAACGACTTATCGTATGTAATGGCCGAAATAATTGATGCTGATGGAAACGTCGTACCAGACGCTGACAACATTGTTGTAAATTTTGAAGTGGCTGGTAAAGGCACGATTGCCGGAGTTGGAAGTGGCGATCCAAGAGATATGTCAAGTTTTCAGCTACCACACAAAAAAGCCTATCAGGGAATATGTCTGGCAATCATTCGGCCGGAAACAACCCCTGGAACTATTACCCTCAAGGCAGCCGCCGAGGGACTGAAAGGATCATCACTTGTATTAACAGCAAAATAG
- the metH gene encoding methionine synthase: MMTTKKNIQSELESRVLVLDGAMGTMIQKHRLSEEDFRGKIFTDFQFDLKGNNDLLSITKPEIIREIHTQFLEAGADIIETNTFNSTSISQADYHLEEWVYQLNLQSAQLAVKIAEEFTAKDPEKPRFVAGAIGPMNKTLSLSPDVNDPGFRSVTFDEVKASYREQVKGLLDGEVDLLLVETIFDTLNAKAALFAIEEELDERGIRLPVMVSGTITDASGRTLSGQTVEAFLTSVSHIDLLSIGLNCSLGAKDMRQYLEELSKKSPFFISAYPNAGLPNQFGEYDETPSEMAYQVGDFLDNKFVNIIGGCCGTTPDHIRELAKIALKSEPHHRHKKDKNTKLSGLEPVVLTPETNFVNIGERCNVSGSRKFARLIREGKYEEAIAIARNQVDEGAQVIDINMDDAMLDAKKEMVTFLNLLMAEPDIARVPMMIDSSKWEVIEAGLKCVQGKAIVNSISMKEGEAVFRKQAQLLKRYGAAVVVMAFDEIGQADSFERRIEICQRAYNILVNEIDFPPQDIIFDSNILIIGTGMEEHMNYAVDFINAVSWIKKNLKHAKTSGGVSNVSFSFRGNDQVREAIHSVFLYHAIKAGLDMGIVNPGMLQIYDEIPKDFLEKVENLVLNRNPNATEELLEFAQTLKAQDAKEERKDEWRDLPVEKRLEHALVKGLPDFIDVDLAEALPLYTPVLNIIEGPLMDGMNVVGDLFGAGKMFLPQVIKSARVMKKAVAYLLPYIEADKDKFDTSDNRKVVLMATVKGDVHDIGKNIVGVVLGCNNYRVIDLGVMVPTDKILETAIQENVDIIGLSGLITPSLEIMVDVATEMERRGMNLPLLIGGATTSKIHAAVKIAPQYKNPVIHVKDASRAVSVVSNLLSGNEEFLKEIRDDYQAVRDLHGQKKAKKYLSIEEARANKLKIDWDNTPIYKPNFVGIKQLIDYPISELRKFIDWTFFFFVWELKGKFPDILNDELQGEEARKLYADANRMLDRIEAEKMVQANGVFGIWPANADGDDIVLYEDETKNKEVGRFYHLRQQEAKKAGSPNYCLSDFIAPIESGKTDYFGAFAVTGGVGIEKWMKEYKEDHDDYNAILLEALADRLSEAFAELLHLQVRKDYWGYVPEENLSLEEMFHVDYQGIRPAIGYPACPEHHEKGNLLNMLKADEIGMTLTEHFMMRPTASVSGEFFVHPESKYFSLEKVGKDQVEDYARRKGVSVEVIEKFMPANLNYKGI; encoded by the coding sequence ATGATGACAACGAAAAAAAACATACAAAGCGAACTCGAATCGCGGGTTTTGGTGCTCGACGGAGCCATGGGAACCATGATTCAGAAACATCGCCTTTCGGAAGAAGATTTCCGGGGCAAGATTTTTACTGATTTTCAGTTCGACCTGAAAGGCAACAACGACTTGCTTTCAATTACAAAGCCCGAAATTATCCGTGAAATCCATACGCAATTTCTAGAAGCTGGCGCTGATATTATCGAAACAAATACATTCAATTCAACTAGTATTTCGCAGGCTGATTACCATTTGGAAGAATGGGTGTACCAGCTCAATTTGCAGTCAGCTCAACTCGCCGTTAAAATCGCTGAAGAGTTTACCGCAAAAGATCCGGAAAAACCTCGTTTTGTGGCAGGAGCAATCGGACCGATGAATAAAACGCTTTCGTTGTCTCCGGACGTGAACGATCCTGGATTTCGATCGGTGACTTTCGACGAGGTAAAGGCTTCGTATCGAGAACAGGTTAAAGGCCTGCTGGATGGAGAGGTTGACTTGTTACTTGTCGAGACAATTTTCGATACCTTGAATGCGAAAGCCGCGCTTTTTGCCATCGAAGAAGAACTCGACGAGCGTGGAATCCGCTTGCCTGTAATGGTTTCAGGAACAATTACCGATGCCAGCGGGCGAACTCTTTCAGGACAAACCGTGGAAGCTTTCCTGACTTCTGTTTCGCACATTGATTTACTTTCCATCGGGCTGAATTGCTCGCTTGGAGCAAAAGATATGCGTCAGTATTTGGAAGAACTCTCGAAGAAGTCTCCGTTTTTTATAAGTGCCTACCCGAATGCCGGTTTGCCCAACCAGTTTGGCGAATACGACGAAACACCGTCCGAAATGGCGTATCAGGTCGGCGATTTTCTCGACAATAAATTTGTGAATATCATTGGTGGCTGTTGTGGAACAACTCCTGATCACATTCGTGAACTGGCCAAAATAGCTTTGAAATCGGAACCACATCACCGACATAAAAAGGACAAAAACACAAAACTCAGCGGATTGGAGCCGGTTGTTTTAACTCCGGAAACCAACTTTGTGAATATTGGAGAACGTTGCAATGTGTCGGGTTCGCGCAAATTTGCCCGTTTAATTCGCGAAGGAAAATACGAAGAAGCCATTGCCATTGCACGAAATCAGGTTGACGAAGGTGCTCAGGTTATCGACATTAATATGGACGACGCGATGCTTGACGCTAAAAAGGAAATGGTCACTTTTCTGAATTTGCTGATGGCCGAGCCTGATATTGCCCGCGTTCCGATGATGATTGACTCGTCGAAATGGGAAGTAATTGAAGCCGGGCTGAAATGCGTTCAAGGTAAAGCAATTGTGAATTCCATCAGCATGAAGGAAGGTGAAGCTGTGTTCCGGAAACAGGCACAATTGCTGAAACGATATGGAGCTGCGGTGGTTGTGATGGCTTTCGACGAAATAGGACAAGCCGATTCGTTCGAGCGACGAATTGAAATCTGCCAGCGAGCCTACAACATTTTGGTCAACGAAATTGATTTTCCGCCTCAGGATATCATTTTCGATTCTAATATCCTGATCATCGGCACCGGAATGGAGGAACACATGAATTACGCGGTTGACTTCATCAATGCAGTTAGCTGGATCAAAAAGAACTTGAAACACGCCAAAACCAGCGGTGGAGTCAGCAATGTGTCATTTTCATTCCGTGGAAACGATCAGGTTCGCGAAGCCATTCACTCCGTTTTTCTGTATCACGCGATCAAAGCTGGTCTCGACATGGGTATTGTGAACCCCGGAATGTTGCAGATTTACGACGAAATTCCGAAGGACTTTCTGGAAAAAGTAGAGAATTTAGTACTGAATAGAAACCCGAATGCCACTGAAGAATTGCTCGAATTTGCACAGACATTAAAAGCACAGGATGCCAAAGAAGAGCGAAAAGACGAATGGCGCGACTTACCAGTTGAAAAGCGGTTGGAGCATGCGCTGGTAAAAGGTTTGCCTGACTTTATCGATGTTGATCTGGCTGAAGCACTGCCGCTTTACACGCCGGTTCTGAATATTATTGAAGGTCCGCTGATGGACGGCATGAATGTGGTTGGCGACTTGTTTGGCGCCGGAAAAATGTTCCTTCCGCAGGTAATTAAATCTGCCCGGGTGATGAAAAAAGCGGTTGCTTATTTGTTGCCGTACATCGAAGCCGACAAAGATAAATTTGACACTTCTGACAACCGCAAAGTGGTGCTGATGGCCACAGTAAAAGGCGATGTGCACGACATTGGTAAAAACATTGTCGGTGTGGTTTTGGGCTGCAACAACTACCGGGTAATCGATCTGGGCGTGATGGTTCCCACCGACAAAATTCTGGAAACGGCCATTCAGGAAAATGTGGATATCATTGGGTTAAGCGGTTTGATTACGCCATCGCTCGAAATTATGGTGGATGTGGCCACCGAAATGGAACGCCGGGGCATGAACCTGCCACTTTTGATTGGCGGTGCAACCACATCAAAAATACACGCTGCAGTAAAAATTGCTCCTCAGTATAAAAATCCGGTGATTCATGTCAAAGACGCGTCGCGCGCGGTGAGCGTGGTTTCGAACCTGCTCTCCGGAAATGAAGAATTCCTGAAGGAAATTCGTGATGATTATCAAGCTGTGCGCGATTTGCACGGGCAGAAGAAAGCGAAGAAATACCTGTCGATTGAGGAAGCACGTGCCAATAAACTGAAAATTGATTGGGACAATACGCCGATCTATAAACCCAATTTTGTGGGCATCAAACAACTGATTGATTACCCGATTTCGGAATTGCGGAAATTCATCGATTGGACATTCTTTTTCTTTGTTTGGGAACTGAAAGGTAAGTTTCCGGATATCCTGAACGACGAACTTCAGGGCGAAGAAGCTCGCAAATTGTACGCAGATGCCAACCGGATGCTCGATCGGATCGAAGCCGAGAAGATGGTTCAGGCCAATGGCGTTTTCGGAATCTGGCCAGCCAATGCCGATGGCGACGACATTGTTTTGTATGAAGATGAAACCAAGAACAAAGAGGTTGGACGCTTTTATCACCTCCGTCAGCAGGAGGCCAAAAAAGCTGGTTCGCCAAACTATTGCCTGTCTGACTTTATTGCGCCTATAGAAAGTGGTAAAACCGATTATTTTGGCGCCTTTGCCGTTACCGGCGGAGTTGGCATCGAAAAATGGATGAAGGAATACAAGGAAGATCATGACGATTACAATGCGATTTTGCTAGAGGCATTGGCGGACAGACTTTCAGAAGCTTTCGCTGAATTACTGCATTTGCAGGTTCGGAAGGATTATTGGGGATATGTTCCGGAAGAGAATCTCTCGCTCGAAGAAATGTTCCATGTCGATTACCAGGGAATCCGCCCGGCCATTGGCTACCCGGCCTGTCCGGAGCACCACGAAAAGGGAAACCTGTTGAACATGCTAAAAGCTGATGAAATTGGAATGACTTTGACCGAACACTTTATGATGCGCCCAACGGCTTCGGTGAGTGGAGAGTTTTTCGTTCATCCTGAATCTAAATATTTCAGTCTTGAAAAAGTAGGCAAAGATCAGGTTGAAGATTATGCCCGCCGCAAAGGGGTGAGCGTGGAAGTCATCGAAAAATTTATGCCCGCGAATCTGAATTATAAAGGGATATAA
- a CDS encoding UPF0280 family protein, producing MIEQRTYRNQFSQQRFRSFVVNYKETDLWIGVDPGSFRDEMQEVALAKVIALRTEMEAYLLNDPVFGRTFEPHAVKPNAPEIVNRMADAARRAEVGPMAAVAGAFSEAVGQHLMQQFSIQEIVVENGGDIFLKINRNLLMSVYAGNSPLSGKIGIEIQASESPLGVCTSAGTVGPSVSLGKTDATMIICRNTALADALATRFGNLVQVPEDVQQVTQQTVPFPEILSAVIICWDKIGIRGQFEMKLLR from the coding sequence ATGATTGAACAACGCACATATCGCAACCAGTTTTCGCAGCAGCGGTTTCGGTCGTTCGTGGTGAATTACAAGGAAACTGACTTGTGGATTGGTGTCGATCCGGGATCGTTTCGCGATGAAATGCAAGAGGTCGCACTGGCCAAAGTCATTGCTCTGCGCACCGAAATGGAGGCGTATTTGTTGAATGATCCCGTGTTTGGCAGAACCTTCGAACCACACGCTGTAAAACCGAATGCGCCGGAAATTGTTAATAGGATGGCCGATGCAGCCCGTCGTGCCGAAGTTGGACCGATGGCTGCCGTAGCTGGTGCGTTCTCTGAAGCGGTTGGCCAGCATTTGATGCAACAGTTTTCCATTCAGGAAATTGTGGTTGAAAATGGAGGCGATATATTTTTGAAAATTAACCGAAATTTGCTGATGTCGGTTTATGCCGGGAATTCGCCGCTTTCAGGAAAAATTGGAATTGAAATTCAGGCATCCGAATCGCCACTGGGAGTTTGTACTTCGGCCGGAACAGTTGGTCCATCTGTAAGCCTTGGAAAAACAGATGCCACGATGATTATTTGCCGCAATACGGCTTTGGCCGATGCACTGGCCACAAGATTTGGAAACCTAGTTCAGGTTCCTGAAGATGTACAGCAGGTGACGCAGCAAACTGTGCCGTTCCCGGAAATACTCTCGGCAGTAATTATTTGCTGGGATAAAATCGGAATTCGGGGACAGTTTGAAATGAAACTTTTAAGATAG
- a CDS encoding NIL domain-containing protein translates to MKMQKKRYVLKFPAQSGDMPLSYHLVKDFDIRINILRAEVWPGKTGSLVLELEGTTTNLKNGIAYLEENQVSCEPLNKKITWDNARCISCGNCTAVCFAGALQMNPEKWELQFDPEKCIVCELCVPACPLNLFKIDFRDN, encoded by the coding sequence ATGAAAATGCAGAAAAAAAGATATGTCCTGAAATTTCCGGCTCAGAGTGGCGATATGCCGTTGAGCTACCACCTTGTCAAAGATTTTGATATCCGGATCAATATTCTTCGGGCTGAAGTTTGGCCGGGCAAAACCGGTAGTCTGGTGTTGGAACTGGAAGGAACAACAACTAACCTGAAAAACGGGATTGCCTACTTGGAAGAAAATCAGGTGAGTTGTGAGCCTTTGAACAAGAAAATTACCTGGGACAATGCACGTTGCATCAGTTGTGGAAACTGCACAGCGGTTTGTTTTGCGGGAGCATTGCAAATGAACCCAGAAAAGTGGGAGCTTCAATTTGACCCGGAGAAATGTATTGTTTGCGAATTGTGCGTTCCGGCTTGTCCACTGAATTTGTTTAAAATCGATTTCAGGGATAATTGA
- a CDS encoding homocysteine biosynthesis protein, translating into MSIQKTYEEINEKIRRGEAVVLTAEEVSQMALTATPEEIAEKVDVVTTATFGAMCSSGAIVNFGHANPPIRMEKIRLNGVPAYEGLAAVDTYIGATACDPENPKYGGAHVIQDLVDGKDIELEAWGKGTDCYPRKHIKTIINKETVNEMILFNPRNAYQNYPVAVNSTSQMKYTYMGNLLPNMRNATYSTSGELSPLLNDPEMKTIGIGTRIFLGGTQGFVVWPGTQFNTLKPKNEFGVPVSNSATLAVMGNLKEMSSEFLQAAYYEKYGVSLFVGIGIPIPVLNADIAKNVSIRNEQIETTVCDYGVEGSPALGRVTYAELRSGEIEVQGKKIRTAPVSSLAKARKIAKILKQSILAGEFEISKPVQMFPTNTSLKSLKEVKGGEQS; encoded by the coding sequence ATGAGCATTCAAAAAACATACGAAGAAATTAACGAGAAAATCCGTCGAGGTGAGGCAGTGGTGCTCACTGCCGAAGAAGTATCGCAAATGGCACTCACGGCCACGCCCGAAGAGATTGCCGAAAAAGTAGATGTAGTTACCACTGCAACTTTTGGCGCCATGTGCTCGTCGGGCGCGATTGTCAACTTTGGTCATGCCAATCCGCCTATCAGGATGGAAAAAATACGGTTGAACGGAGTTCCGGCCTACGAAGGTCTGGCCGCCGTTGATACCTACATCGGCGCAACTGCCTGCGATCCGGAAAACCCCAAATATGGCGGTGCTCATGTCATTCAGGATTTGGTTGATGGGAAAGACATTGAGTTGGAAGCCTGGGGAAAAGGTACTGACTGTTATCCGCGGAAACACATCAAAACCATCATCAACAAGGAAACGGTGAACGAAATGATCCTGTTTAACCCGCGCAATGCCTACCAAAATTATCCCGTGGCGGTGAATTCAACTTCGCAGATGAAATATACGTACATGGGTAATTTGCTGCCCAATATGCGCAATGCGACTTATTCCACTTCCGGCGAATTGAGTCCGCTTTTGAACGATCCGGAAATGAAAACCATTGGCATCGGAACCCGGATTTTTCTGGGCGGAACGCAGGGATTTGTGGTTTGGCCGGGTACACAGTTCAATACTTTGAAGCCGAAAAATGAATTTGGGGTACCGGTCAGCAATTCGGCTACACTGGCCGTAATGGGCAATCTGAAAGAAATGTCGTCTGAATTTTTGCAGGCGGCCTATTACGAAAAATACGGCGTGAGCTTATTTGTTGGAATTGGCATCCCGATTCCGGTGCTGAATGCCGACATTGCCAAAAACGTATCCATCCGGAACGAACAGATTGAAACCACGGTCTGCGATTACGGCGTGGAAGGAAGTCCTGCATTGGGACGAGTGACCTACGCCGAATTGCGTTCAGGCGAGATTGAAGTTCAGGGGAAAAAGATACGAACAGCGCCGGTTTCGAGTTTGGCCAAAGCCCGTAAAATTGCCAAAATTCTGAAACAATCGATTCTGGCTGGCGAATTTGAAATCAGCAAACCGGTACAGATGTTTCCAACAAATACATCTCTCAAATCTCTTAAAGAAGTTAAAGGAGGGGAGCAATCATGA
- the cysS gene encoding cysteine--tRNA ligase, producing MIQEIQIYNTLTRKKEVFEPLVPGKAGLYVCGPTVYGPPHLGHARSAISFDLLFRFLKQIGYKVRYVRNITDVGHLVADADEGEDKIAQQAKLDELEPMEVVQKYTNMYHEAMALLNLESPSIEPRASGHIIEQIEEVKKILNSGYAYESNGSVYFDVEKFAAENEYGKLSGRKIEDLISNTRSLDGQDEKLSGLDFAIWKKASPEHIMRWPSPWSDGFPGWHMECTAMSCKYLGETFDIHGGGMDLTFPHHEAEMAQSQAAHGKPAVRYWMHNNMITLNGQKMGKSLGNAISLDEFFSGNHPLLEKAYSPMTIRFFMLQAHYRSTLDFSNEALQASEKGLERLMKAVAKIDSLPVSESSSVNISELSANCYAAMADDMNSPIAIAYLFDGVKMINSIADGKSTIAAADKDSLKSLFNTFVFDIFGLKGEDQAGSGNSEVLNEVVDLLMKLRADAKANKDWATSDKIRNELAAIGFDIKDGKDGVSWELKK from the coding sequence ATGATTCAGGAAATACAGATATACAATACCCTTACGCGCAAGAAAGAAGTTTTTGAACCGTTGGTTCCTGGCAAAGCTGGGTTGTATGTTTGTGGTCCAACGGTTTATGGTCCGCCTCATCTGGGCCATGCCCGCTCGGCGATCAGCTTCGATCTGCTTTTTCGCTTCCTGAAGCAGATTGGCTACAAAGTGCGCTACGTGCGCAACATCACCGATGTTGGCCATTTGGTTGCAGATGCCGATGAGGGTGAAGATAAAATTGCACAGCAAGCAAAACTCGACGAGCTTGAACCCATGGAAGTGGTGCAGAAATACACCAATATGTATCACGAGGCGATGGCATTACTGAATTTGGAATCGCCCAGTATCGAACCTCGTGCTTCGGGCCATATCATTGAGCAGATTGAGGAAGTGAAGAAAATCTTGAACTCCGGATATGCCTATGAAAGCAACGGTTCGGTGTATTTTGACGTGGAGAAATTTGCTGCTGAAAATGAATATGGAAAGTTATCGGGTCGCAAAATTGAAGACCTGATCAGCAATACACGCTCGCTGGACGGACAGGATGAAAAGCTCTCGGGACTGGATTTTGCCATCTGGAAAAAGGCATCGCCCGAACATATTATGCGCTGGCCTTCGCCCTGGAGTGACGGATTTCCGGGCTGGCACATGGAATGTACAGCCATGAGCTGCAAATATTTGGGCGAAACTTTTGATATTCATGGCGGTGGAATGGATTTGACTTTTCCACACCACGAAGCTGAAATGGCGCAGTCGCAGGCTGCTCACGGGAAACCGGCTGTTCGCTACTGGATGCACAACAACATGATTACCCTGAACGGTCAGAAAATGGGCAAGTCGCTCGGGAATGCTATTTCGCTTGACGAGTTCTTTTCCGGAAATCATCCACTACTCGAAAAGGCATATAGCCCGATGACCATCCGCTTTTTTATGTTGCAGGCGCATTACCGCAGCACGCTCGATTTCTCGAACGAAGCGCTTCAGGCATCGGAAAAAGGTTTGGAACGGTTGATGAAAGCCGTTGCAAAAATCGATTCGTTACCTGTTTCAGAATCTTCTTCAGTAAATATTTCAGAACTTTCAGCTAATTGCTATGCGGCTATGGCTGATGATATGAACAGCCCGATTGCTATTGCATATTTGTTCGATGGCGTGAAAATGATTAATTCAATTGCCGATGGAAAGTCAACAATCGCCGCGGCTGATAAAGACTCACTGAAATCACTTTTTAACACTTTTGTTTTCGATATTTTTGGATTGAAGGGCGAAGATCAGGCTGGTTCAGGAAATAGTGAAGTTTTGAATGAGGTTGTTGATCTGCTGATGAAACTTCGGGCAGATGCCAAAGCCAACAAAGATTGGGCAACTTCAGATAAAATCCGGAATGAACTGGCAGCCATTGGTTTCGATATCAAAGACGGAAAAGACGGTGTAAGCTGGGAGCTGAAAAAATAA